A single region of the Rhipicephalus microplus isolate Deutch F79 chromosome 10, USDA_Rmic, whole genome shotgun sequence genome encodes:
- the LOC142774215 gene encoding ubiquitin-conjugating enzyme E2 Z-like gives MEPPDVRFLTTDAGRVQLHEHLYSDGHVCLSIIGTWDGPQWSPALSLASLLVSIQSMLSEKPQYNRQLWRQDGGAKLRHGVVRVAVCDVVEDCLREDWTYPAALRDSVLTTFAGSCAKLEGRLDAGQHLCGADCRPLVGITVQGTSPPAVVTVARTCCGGSES, from the coding sequence ATGGAGCCGCCCGATGTCCGCTTCCTGACCACGGACGCCGGGCGCGTCCAGTTGCACGAGCACCTGTACAGCGACGGCCATGTCTGCCTCAGCATCATCGGCACCTGGGACGGGCCGCAGTGGAGTCCCGCGCTGTCCCTGGCCAGCCTTCTCGTGTCCATCCAGTCGATGCTCTCGGAAAAGCCCCAGTACAACCGGCAGCTCTGGCGCCAAGATGGAGGCGCCAAACTCCGGCATGGCGTCGTCAGGGTGGCGGTGTGCGACGTGGTCGAAGACTGCCTCCGAGAAGACTGGACTTACCCCGCAGCCCTAAGGGACAGCGTGCTGACGACGTTCGCCGGCTCCTGTGCGAAGCTCGAAGGCAGACTCGACGCTGGGCAACACCTGTGCGGTGCCGACTGCAGGCCACTAGTGGGCATAACGGTACAGGGAACAAGCCCGCCAGCGGTCGTAACGGTTGCAAGAACCTGCTGCGGCGGATCCGAGAGCTGA
- the LOC119180890 gene encoding iripin-3, giving the protein MASRTTAILLCAAVIMAPPAYAQDIQPGQARANNALGVALFKELCSNSADRNVFFSPASLSIALGMLYAGAGGKTLQELSTVLGLADAGLVDRDAVLSAYKSLLETKSANATLDIANTVLIQKDFEVLEQYKKDVVEYFQAEARSVDFVRDAHKVVAEINDWVNKKTRGKISKLLDDAPPMNTVAFLINAIYFKGTWVTKFKARRTKPLPFYNHGRREAKVATMSVRHRFGYASVDELDARALEVPYAGDRFSMVVVLPRSRTGLSTVETRLTTDLVEKITNSLTDTDVQLWLPKFKLQTDYDLVTPLRKLGLESAFGKGADLSGISARNNLEVSDVKHKALIEVSEQGTVAAAVTAIRVSVKSGKSAGPLPPISFRVEHPFAFFIWDKVSKQALFMGAIRSLA; this is encoded by the coding sequence ATGGCATCGCGAACCACCGCCATCCTGCTGTGTGCCGCAGTAATCATGGCTCCGCCGGCATATGCCCAAGATATCCAGCCCGGGCAGGCCAGGGCCAACAACGCTTTGGGCGTTGCCCTCTTCAAGGAGCTCTGTTCGAATTCGGCTGACCGAAACGTCTTCTTTTCGCCAGCAAGCCTCAGCATCGCCTTGGGAATGCTTTACGCTGGAGCTGGCGGCAAGACCCTGCAGGAACTGTCTACCGTTCTGGGACTTGCGGACGCCGGACTCGTGGACAGGGATGCCGTGCTTTCGGCCTACAAGTCGCTCCTCGAGACCAAGTCCGCGAACGCGACGCTGGACATCGCCAACACGGTGCTCATCCAGAAGGACTTCGAGGTTCTCGAACAGTACAAGAAAGACGTCGTCGAGTACTTCCAGGCGGAAGCGCGCTCGGTGGACTTCGTTCGCGATGCCCACAAAGTGGTGGCCGAAATCAACGACTGGGTCAACAAGAAGACCAGAGGCAAAATTTCCAAGCTGCTCGACGACGCCCCACCGATGAACACTGTGGCGTTTCTCATCAACGCCATTTACTTCAAAGGCACGTGGGTGACCAAGTTCAAGGCACGCAGAACTAAGCCGCTCCCCTTCTACAACCACGGCCGACGCGAGGCGAAGGTAGCCACAATGTCGGTACGTCATCGGTTTGGTTATGCCTCGGTGGACGAACTGGATGCGAGGGCTTTGGAAGTGCCGTACGCGGGAGACCGGTTCAGCATGGTCGTCGTGCTTCCCAGGAGCAGGACCGGGCTGTCGACGGTCGAGACCCGTCTCACGACGGACCTCGTGGAGAAGATCACCAACAGTCTGACGGACACAGACGTCCAACTGTGGCTGCCCAAGTTCAAGTTGCAGACCGACTACGACCTAGTGACGCCGCTCCGCAAGCTGGGACTCGAAAGTGCCTTCGGAAAGGGCGCGGACCTTTCTGGCATCAGTGCCAGAAACAATTTGGAGGTGTCCGACGTTAAGCACAAGGCCTTGATCGAAGTCAGCGAGCAAGGCACTGTGGCGGCTGCCGTCACGGCGATACGCGTCTCTGTGAAGAGCGGGAAGAGTGCAGGACCGCTGCCTCCAATCTCTTTCCGCGTCGAACACCCATTCGCGTTCTTCATCTGGGACAAAGTTAGCAAGCAAGCGCTTTTCATGGGAGCTATTAGGAGTCTCGCATGA